AAGAGCGGCCAGAGGTTGATGCTCTGGGGAGGCCGCCACTAATTGGCtgtggggaagggggcggggcatGGGTGGGGTCGCGCTGCGGAGCCCTTGGGGACCTGGCCAGTCCGTTGACCCTGAGAGTAGTAATACAGTGTTTTACCCAATTCCCTCTGCCGGTGATTATCTGCAGGCGAGGAAAGGATCTACTTAAGAATGCCGAGTCACATCTGAATCTTGGTCTAGTCTGACCACAGAATCTAGGCGGTTTAAACAACACACCTCACTTGCCCTCCTTGCACTACCCCCTCCCTCACCGTCGTCTCCAGCTTAGTTTTTGTCTATATCAAGTGGGGAATCATAGCTGCCCTCCCGACTCATGCCAAGCAACGATGACTCGGGGAGATGTGTCCAGGGGCCTCAGAAAAGGCTAAAGGTCTTGGAGAACGGAGGGGGTCGTGGGCATTCTCAACATTTCTCACCACCTCCTGGGAGCCAGGCTCACTCATACACCACTTCTCCTGGCAACCTGGCCAGCTCGGTATGAGCTCTTTTTCACAGATGGGGAATTAGAGACCCAAGTAGGGAAAAGGACTTTGTCCCAGGTCACGTGGCATGGCATTGGCCAAATGGACCGCCACGTGTGCCTCCCACAGCACTGTCCTCTCCCCTGCTGCCCATAGCCCAGGAAGGGTGGTGCATCGAGACCACTTGGTCTTGACTCAAATTGGCAGCTGGGTTTAAAACTAGGACTCAGGCTACTCAGTATGGGGCTCTTTCTCCCTGCACCCCACCATCTTAATGAACTTGTTCATTAACCTCACCAGTGGGCACTCCTCCAGTCTCTCCCTCTGCAGCTGTGGAGAGAGTGAGGGTGGAGTGTGTGAGGTTCCTTTGATACTCCCAGGGCTGATGGTCCTGTGGTTCTGGGGAGGAACAAAGTGTGGAGAACAGAGCCACTGCCTCCCCCGGACAGAATGAAGGGCACTGGGGCTGGCGcctgcttctcctccttcccttcaggACTGGGAGGGGCGCATGGGCTCAGCCAGTTGCTGCCTGAATTTCCTCTCCAGATCGCTGCCCGATTAGATCCCAGAAACAAAGAGTGGCCGTGAGTGCAGGAGCCATCCAGGACAGCCCCTCCCTGCTGGGTCCCTGCCTGGAATTGGTCACCTGGTTGGGCTGGAAGGGCCTCTGGGCAAGTTGGGCCAGAACCTCCCTCCCTCTAGTCTGCCCTGAGCCACAGGAGAAGAGAGCTAGACTAGTCTAACAAGTACAGAggaagacactgaggcccagagagggggccTGACTAGGCTAAGGTCACGCAGCAAAGTCTTGGGCAGAGATGGGCCAAACCAGGTCTCAGGCCTAGAAGACCAGTAACCTTTCATATGCCCATACCTGTCTCCCATGCCCCCTGGATGTCCCAGAACAACCTCTTGGAGGCCTGGCAAGCATCTCATCAGACAGGTTTCTCTGAACGGTAAGGTTAAGAGAGGGGTGCGACCAGCACTGTGAATAGCCACAGTAAGTTCTACAGCCCCAGGTCCCCCACAAGCTCCCTGGACAGGCCCTGACTGTGTGCTCTACCCTCTCCCTCGCATTTATACCGTGCCCCCCCTCCTGCCGCCTGCCCTGTGGCTACTGAGGGTGTTGGGGAGGGATTTGCCCAACCCCACTCCTGCTCCAGGCTAGGGAtgaaggtgggaggggggtgtggaGGCTCAAAGCTTCAGACGCCAGAATGGCCCCTGCATCCCTGCATCTCCTCTTAATTCCCAGATGTGCAGGGAGCCACCATAAGTCTCCATGGCAACCACCGCCCCTGGCCTCCAAAACTGGACCTTCCTGGAAGACCCTCATCTCTCAGAGAAAAGCCTCTTGGAGGAGGAGACTTGAGGGGTCTCAGCCCGGGCTGCTTTCCACAGCTTCTTTGGGGGTTAGGGTCTCTCGGCCCTCACTTTTTATAGGTGAAGTTGGGCTAAAGGACCCGTGTCACGGAGAGGCCTGGTGCGTCCCATCCACTATCCCCATGAGCAGCCTTCTTCCAGGGGGGCGACCGGCTATACACAAGTCAGCAAGGTCAGTTTTATAGGAATAAAATAAACCAAGGGATGTAGAGGAGGAGCCGGCCTTGTGCGAATCTGGCAGAATGCAGGCAGAAAGAATATCAAGGGCAAGACCTCAGGCAGGAAACCCTTAGAGAAGAGTAGCAGGAAACTTTGCCTTCGGGGAAGAGCCTGGAAGGGACCTGGGAAAGGGGTGGGAGAGTGTTCTAACAGGTCACTTCAATTCTCAGACGAGAAGAATGCGTGTGTGTGTCACAGGCTGGGGGTAGGGGTGACTGAGAAGAGGCTTGTCAAACCTCAGCACGGGGCCTGGCGCGCAGAATAAGTGCTCAGTCCACCGTGGTGGTTCAGGGGGCCAGGCTGCGGCCTGCTGTGGGGTGCAAGGTGGGGCATAATTAGAAATCCAGCCCCAGCCCGGGTTCACAATGCGCGGGTCTAGGCAATGGTGGGGGTTCCTGGCGTCGGTGAGGCCCCCTTGCCAGCTCCGGGGCAGGAGTAGACCTGGAGGCGGCTTTGTCTGGGCCGCGCCGCCAgaactgcgggggggggggggggggtggaaagcCCGGGAGCAGGAAGAAAAGCTGGAGCTCCAGGTGCTCCGCGGCTCCCGGGCAGGTCTCCGCCGGCCCGGCCTCCAGTCCCCAGAGCAGGTGTCCCTGACCCTCGAGGCCCCGCATTCCActtcttcctcctcacccccGCCGTCCCTTTGATCCGGGGCCGGGGGTCACGGGCCCCTCCCAACGGTGGGAGGTTAAGGGGAAGAGATGGGGCCccagagctgggaagagggggATGGGCTCGGGGCAGGTAGCGGGGACTAGGCCTTCCTGGGTggctgccccggctccctccagcCATCCGGCTCgttcccagggctgggggagccGTTGGATGCCGAGGCAGGGGCGGGGCCAGGTCCCCAAGGGTCTCCCCGCCCCTACGGGCTCCGCTGAGCCGAGGTGAAACCTGAACCTaggttgggggcggggctggctcCTGCTCCTCACGGGGCTGGCCTGCGCCTCCACCCCCTTTCCCTCCAGCCGGCTTCTGGAAGAGGAAAGTCTGGGTCCCCGAGCCCCTGGAGCAGGTGAGGTGGCGACTCAGTGCGGGAGGGAGGATCGGGCAGCCGTCGGGCCCCGCCGCCCGAGGCtgatcctcctgcctccctcccgggtCCGCAGGGACCGCGATGGAGCCGGCAGCCCGGGGTCGCTCCCCGCCCTGAGCGCCCCCGCAGGCGGCCATGCTGCCCCGAGGGCGCCCCCGGGCGCTGGGGGCCGCGGCGCTGCTGCTCCTGCTGCTTCTGATCGGATTTTTCCTGTTCGGCGGGGACCTGGAGTGTAAGCGCGGCGAGCGAGGAGGCgagcgggcggggtggggggggggcgggatccTTCCTCTGCCCGCTGACGCCACGTGTCCCTCCAGACGAGAGGCCGCGGGGAGCTGCTGCCCTCGACGGAGACCCGCCGGCGGACCGCGGGGGCCACAACCTCTCGGACTGCGTCCCGCCGCGGCCGCTGCCGCCCAAGTGCGAGGTAGGCGCGCGCGGCCCCTGGCGGCGGGAATCTCCGGGGCTCCGCGCCCCAGCCGGGCCACCCGGGCACCTGTGGGAATCACGACACCTGGCGTGGGCCGGGACACTGACCACCCAGCCGGGGACGACGCGTCCCCGGGCTCCCGCCTCGGTTTCTCCATTTGTCAAATAGAGGTGAACTCCTACtccacatccccccaccccattcttccTTAGCTCTTGTTGCCGGGTGGGGCTACACTACCCTAGGCCGGGCCAGGCCAGTCGTGGGCTCTCACcttcgagtgggggaggggctgctgccCACCTCTgcgcctcctccccagctcttgcACGTGGCCATCGTGTGCGCGGGACATAACTCCAGCCGAGACCTCAACACCCTGGTGAAATCTGTGCTCTTCTACAGGTATAACCAGCTGTCAGGGtcggggtggggaggcaggagtggggagCCACGGAGCAAAGTCTTGGGCAGGATCTCAGAGCTCCAGTTCCCCCATCTGTGCCACAGGGACAGTGTCCCTTCCTCCCTTGAAGGTGGTTCTAAGAATATCCTAAGCCGGGTATGGAACGGCTCTTTGCAGAAGTTAGTGCTGCCACTTCTGGGCCCCTCCAGTGGGTCTTGTCCCGTGTTCTCCCTTCTCGGGCCTATCAGCTTTCCTCACTTGTCCTTCCCCAAGGAAAAATCCACTGCATTTCCATTTGGTGACTGATGCTGTGGCCAGGAACATTCTGGAGATGCTCTTCCACACGTGGATGGTGCCTGCTGTCGGGGTCAGCTTCTATGACTTGGAAGAGCTCAAGGCAGGAGCCCTGGCCCTTCTGCACTCCTTTCTGGCTGCGCAcagccctttcctccctcccagggcatcggggtgagggtgtgggggagaggtTAGAGCTGCCTGGGacacccccgcccccgtcccaTCACCTACAGAAGCTCAAATCCCTCACCCCTCCTGGGTGCATTCTGGCACTCACAGGCCCTTCTCTGCCAGGTTCATGCCTTGTCCTTCCCCCCGCCTCTGCAGCCCCAGGTCTCCTGGATCCCCAACAAGCACTACTCTGGCCTGTATGGCCTAATGAAGCTAGTGCTGCCCGGTGCCCTGCCCCCTGACCTGGCCCGTGTCATTGTGCTGGACACAGATGTCACCTTCGCCTCTGATATCGCAGAGCTCTGGGCGCTCTTTGCTCACTTTTCTGGTGAGAGGTCTGGGAcccagccccagccagccccCCTCCCTGGCCTGTCCAGGCCCCGCTGTGGCCTAGCCCTGAGCCGAGGTCCTGTGGCAGCCTCAGGCAGCTGCCTcgtgccctcccctcccagacAAGCAAGTGATCGGTCTTGTGGAGAACCAGAGCGACTGGTACCTGGGCAACCTCTGGAGGAATCACAGGCCCTGGCCTGCCTTGGGCCGGGGATTTAACACAGGTGGGAcagtggtggggggaggcaggaggggtggcCACTTGTCCTCAGGCCCCAGGGACTGGGCAGGGCACAGAATGCtaggaaaccccccccccccccccaggaagaaTAGTGCTGTGGAAAGAACACTGGGAGAAGAGCCAGAAAACAGTTCCGACCATGGCTGTTTGTGTTGGATGACTTTGGCCAAGCCACTTggtccctctgggcctcagttttctcatccattaaATGGGGATGATTTTATCAGCCCTGGGATCACTGAGCGTGAGAAGATGGCTGTGGAGGTGCTCTGTAAGCTGTGCAGCGCGTCCCCTTTACCCCCAAGAGGAATGATTATTGACCGAGGTGGTCCACGCTATGTCTGAACAGACAGAAAAAACCAATGGGTCACATAAACATTCAAAAGACGCCTTCATGACCCCTGGAGCCAGGAGCTGGATTAGCCCAGGTGGGCATGACAGCCTTTCCCCTGGGCAGGTGTGATCCTCCTGCGGCTGGACAGGCTCCGGCAGGCCGGCTGGGGGCAGATGTGGAAGCTGACCGCCACTCGCGAGCTCCTCACCCTGCCCGCCACCTCACTGGCAGACCAGGTCTGTGGGAGCTTTtgaaagggggtgggtggggcaggctcTGGGCCGGGACGTGATGGCCGTCTCCGCCCAGGACATCTTCAATGCCGTAATCAAGGAGCACCCGGGCTTGGTGCAGCCCCTGCCCTGCGTCTGGAACGTTCAGCTGTCAGACCACACGCTGGCTGAGCGCTGCTACTCGGAGGCATCTGATCTCAAGGTgaatggggtgggggctgagcgGTGGGCTTCTGTTCCCTGCTCCTAGCCCCGCAACAAAACCCTCTTGGGTTCCAGGTGATCCATTGGAACTCACCAAAGAAGCTGCGTGTGAAGAACAAGCACGTGGAATACTTCCGAAACCTCTACCTGACCTTCCTGGAGTATGACGGGAACCTGCTACGGAGAGAGCTCTTCGCGTGCCCCAGCCCGCCCCCTCCGGGGACCGAGCAGGTGAGAGGGAGCCGCCTTCCCTTGCCTTGGGGaggctctgcccctctctgctctgggGGGACCTGGCCTTGCCTGGGGACCTatcctcctgccccagccccggtCCTTCTCTCCCCTCAATGTCCCCAGTTGCAGCGGGCCCTGGCACAACTGGACGAGGAAGATGCCTGCTTTGAGTTCCGGCAGCAACAGCTCACCGTGCACCGGGTGCACATCTCCTTCCTGCCCCATGAGCCGCTGCCTCCCCGGCCCCACGACATCACCCTGGTGGCCCAGCTCTCCATGGACCGGTGAGAGTGCCAAGGACCGCGCCAGGGAGCAAGGCCTGGGAATTTCCAGAAACCTCCTCCAGAGAGGACGGTTTCaatgggtggaggggagagcTCTCATTGCCTGATGCTTGAGGAGTTCCTGGATTTGGAATTCGTGTAGGTGCCTGGAAATGCCTGGAAATGCCCTCTGTAGCTGTGGGACCACGGGCAAGTCTTAGTATCTCTGGCCTTTGGTGTTCTTGTTCTGTGAGAAAGGACCCACCTTGTGGGGTAGTTGTGAAGATTAAGACCAGCTTAAAGAGCATTGGGAAGGTGCTTAATAAGTCACTTGAAGGGGGTGTTTGCAGCGGctgacctgggggggggggcggtggttcCAGCCGTCCTTGGGCTGACCACCCCCCTTATCCCAGGCTGCAGATGCTGGAAGCCCTGTGCAGACACTGGCCAGGCCCCATGAGCCTGGCCTTGTACCTCACAGATGCAGAGGCCCAGCAGTTCCTGCGTTTCGTCGAGGCCTCGGCAGTGCTCTCCGCCCGGCAGGACGTGGCCTACCACGTGGTGTATCGTGAGGGTCCCCTCTACCCTGTCAACGAGCTTCGTAACGTGGCCTTGGCCCAAGCCCTCACGCCTTACGTCTTCCTCAGCGACATTGACTTTCTGCCTGCTTATTCCCTCTACGACTACCTCAGGTGggcctgaggagggagggagagggacggTGTATGGGTGGGTgtggatggcggggggggggggggggggcgggcgggtaCCCGCAGGACCCCGGGCAAGTATGTCGTCGCCCGGGAGacgtctgggcctcagtttcctccgtGAGAGGGGTTTGTATTGGGGCAGGGGCGCCACCTCGTTTCTCTGGGCTGCCGTAGGAGAGCGCGGGAGGCTGGGGCCCGCTTCCCACGGCAGCTCCATTTCCGTCTGTCTCCTGCGGGGCGTCTGGGCGAGCCAGCTTTGGGGCCCGCGgctaagaaaaggaagggaatcgCTGGGCCCAGAGGCTTCCCTCTTCTCTGTTCATGGGTGCTCCCCCGACAGGGCCTCCATCGAGCAGCTGAAGCTGAACAGTGAGCGCAAAGTGGCCCTGGTGGTGCCGGCATTCGAGACCCTGCACTACCGTTTCAGCTTCCCCAGCTCCAAGGCCGAACTGCTGGCCTTGCTGGACTCGGGCTCTCTCTACACCTTCAGGTGGGAGAGGCCACTGCTCTGCTCGGCTCcgttctccccaccacccccccacccaccgctCCCCCTACC
This genomic stretch from Lynx canadensis isolate LIC74 chromosome D1, mLynCan4.pri.v2, whole genome shotgun sequence harbors:
- the LARGE2 gene encoding LARGE xylosyl- and glucuronyltransferase 2 isoform X2 yields the protein MLPRGRPRALGAAALLLLLLLIGFFLFGGDLEYERPRGAAALDGDPPADRGGHNLSDCVPPRPLPPKCELLHVAIVCAGHNSSRDLNTLVKSVLFYRKNPLHFHLVTDAVARNILEMLFHTWMVPAVGPQVSWIPNKHYSGLYGLMKLVLPGALPPDLARVIVLDTDVTFASDIAELWALFAHFSDKQVIGLVENQSDWYLGNLWRNHRPWPALGRGFNTGVILLRLDRLRQAGWGQMWKLTATRELLTLPATSLADQDIFNAVIKEHPGLVQPLPCVWNVQLSDHTLAERCYSEASDLKVIHWNSPKKLRVKNKHVEYFRNLYLTFLEYDGNLLRRELFACPSPPPPGTEQLQRALAQLDEEDACFEFRQQQLTVHRVHISFLPHEPLPPRPHDITLVAQLSMDRLQMLEALCRHWPGPMSLALYLTDAEAQQFLRFVEASAVLSARQDVAYHVVYREGPLYPVNELRNVALAQALTPYVFLSDIDFLPAYSLYDYLRASIEQLKLNSERKVALVVPAFETLHYRFSFPSSKAELLALLDSGSLYTFRYHEWPRGHAPTDYARWREAQTPYRVQWAADYEPYVVVPRDCPRYDPRFVGFGWNKVAHIVELDAQEYELLVLPEAFTIHLPHAPSLDISRFRSSPAYRDCLQALKDEFHQDLSRHYGAAALKYLTALQQPPGPA
- the LARGE2 gene encoding LARGE xylosyl- and glucuronyltransferase 2 isoform X1 codes for the protein MLPRGRPRALGAAALLLLLLLIGFFLFGGDLEYERPRGAAALDGDPPADRGGHNLSDCVPPRPLPPKCELLHVAIVCAGHNSSRDLNTLVKSVLFYRKNPLHFHLVTDAVARNILEMLFHTWMVPAVGVSFYDLEELKPQVSWIPNKHYSGLYGLMKLVLPGALPPDLARVIVLDTDVTFASDIAELWALFAHFSDKQVIGLVENQSDWYLGNLWRNHRPWPALGRGFNTGVILLRLDRLRQAGWGQMWKLTATRELLTLPATSLADQDIFNAVIKEHPGLVQPLPCVWNVQLSDHTLAERCYSEASDLKVIHWNSPKKLRVKNKHVEYFRNLYLTFLEYDGNLLRRELFACPSPPPPGTEQLQRALAQLDEEDACFEFRQQQLTVHRVHISFLPHEPLPPRPHDITLVAQLSMDRLQMLEALCRHWPGPMSLALYLTDAEAQQFLRFVEASAVLSARQDVAYHVVYREGPLYPVNELRNVALAQALTPYVFLSDIDFLPAYSLYDYLRASIEQLKLNSERKVALVVPAFETLHYRFSFPSSKAELLALLDSGSLYTFRYHEWPRGHAPTDYARWREAQTPYRVQWAADYEPYVVVPRDCPRYDPRFVGFGWNKVAHIVELDAQEYELLVLPEAFTIHLPHAPSLDISRFRSSPAYRDCLQALKDEFHQDLSRHYGAAALKYLTALQQPPGPA
- the LARGE2 gene encoding LARGE xylosyl- and glucuronyltransferase 2 isoform X3; this encodes MLPRGRPRALGAAALLLLLLLIGFFLFGGDLEYERPRGAAALDGDPPADRGGHNLSDCVPPRPLPPKCELLHVAIVCAGHNSSRDLNTLVKSVLFYRKNPLHFHLVTDAVARNILEMLFHTWMVPAVGVSFYDLEELKPQVSWIPNKHYSGLYGLMKLVLPGALPPDLARVIVLDTDVTFASDIAELWALFAHFSGVILLRLDRLRQAGWGQMWKLTATRELLTLPATSLADQDIFNAVIKEHPGLVQPLPCVWNVQLSDHTLAERCYSEASDLKVIHWNSPKKLRVKNKHVEYFRNLYLTFLEYDGNLLRRELFACPSPPPPGTEQLQRALAQLDEEDACFEFRQQQLTVHRVHISFLPHEPLPPRPHDITLVAQLSMDRLQMLEALCRHWPGPMSLALYLTDAEAQQFLRFVEASAVLSARQDVAYHVVYREGPLYPVNELRNVALAQALTPYVFLSDIDFLPAYSLYDYLRASIEQLKLNSERKVALVVPAFETLHYRFSFPSSKAELLALLDSGSLYTFRYHEWPRGHAPTDYARWREAQTPYRVQWAADYEPYVVVPRDCPRYDPRFVGFGWNKVAHIVELDAQEYELLVLPEAFTIHLPHAPSLDISRFRSSPAYRDCLQALKDEFHQDLSRHYGAAALKYLTALQQPPGPA